CTGGGCCACCATTTACACCCGCTTCACCTTTTCCAGATACACGAATTTGTTGACCATTATCGATACCAGCTGGGATTTTCACATTGATTTTTTTGCGTTTACGCACTTTACCAGAACCGTGACATGTCGTACATTTCTCTTTAATCATTTGACCTGTTCCTGAGCAATGGTTACATGCTTGACGATTTACAATACGACCAAATGGTGTATTTTGTTCTACACTCACTTGACCCGTCCCTGAACAATGTTTACATGTTTCTTTTGAAGTTCCTGGTTTCGCTCCACTACCGTGACAAGTATCACAAGGATCCTCTACAGGAATCTCAATGTTTAATTCCTTACCAAAAATCGCTTCTTCAAAATCTAAAGTAACTTGATATTGCAAGTCAGCACCTTGACGCGGCGCATTTGGGTCACGACGTCGACCGCCACCTCCGCCAAAGAACGAACTAAAGATATCTTCAAATCCGAAGCCACCACCAAAGTCTCCACCGCCGAAGCCGCCGAAACCTTGATTTGGACCCGCATGGCCAAATTGATCATACTGTGCACGTTTTTGATCATCACTTAATACTTCATATGCTTCTTGTACTTCTTTAAACTTTTCAATTGCATTTTCTTCTTTACTTACGTCTGGATGATACTTTTTCGCCAAACGACGATATGCTTTTTTAATTTCATCTTGAGAAGCGCCTTTGCTAAGGCCAAGCACCTCATAATAGTCTCGTTTATTCATAAATTTGTAACCCCCGAATCTTTCACATAAACGTAATTTTAACACCGAAAGAAAGTGCTTTGCAACAAAGTTTCCTTACTTACAGTATGCAAAGCAAAAAACTTAAGATCCTCACACGATTTTCCTTATTCGTGAAAAAAGCCAAAGCCAAGGCACGCTTGACTTTGACTTTTTGTCATCTTACTTATTATGTTTTACTTTATTACTTATCTTCTTTTACTTCTTCAAATTCAGCATCAACTACATTGTCTTTTTTCGCGCCAGCGTTATCTTGTGCACCTTGAGCACCTTCTGCTTGCCCTGCAGCTGCTTGAGCTTGCTCATATAATTTTACAGTTAATTGTTGTACGATTTCTTGAAGAGCATCTTTTTTCGCACGGATTTCATCAAGGTCGTTTTTCTCGATTGCCGCTTGTAATGCTTCTTTCGCTTCTGTTGCTTTCGCTACTTCAGCTGCATCAACTTTGCCTTCTAAATCCTTTACAACTTTATCTGTTTGGAATACAAGTTGGTCAGCTTCGTTACGAAGTTCAACTTCTTCCTTACGCTTTTGGTCAGCGTCAGCATTTGCTTCTGCTTCTTGTACCATACGATTTACTTCTTCGTCAGAAAGACCTGAAGAAGATTGGATTGTAATAGCTTGCTCTTTGCTTGTTCCTAAATCTTTCGCACGTACGTTAACAATACCGTTCGCATCGATATCGAATGTTACTTCGATTTGTGGAATACCACGTGGTGCTGGCGGAAGATCTGTTAATTGGAAACGGCCTAGTGTTTTGTTATCAGCTGACATTGGACGCTCACCTTGTAGTACGTGAATGTCTACCGCTGGTTGGTTATCAGCAGCTGTTGAGAATACTTGTGATTTACTTGTTGGAATTGTAGTGTTACGCTCGATTAATTTTGTGAATACGCCACCCATAGTTTCAATACCTAAAGAAAGTGGAGTTACGTCTAATAATAGAACGCCTTCTACATCACCAGTAAGTACGCCACCTTGAACTGCAGCACCTAATGCTACAACTTCATCTGGGTTTACACCTTTATATGGCTCTTTACCAGTTTCACGTTTAATTGCTTCTTGTACGGCTGGGATACGAGTAGAACCACCAACAAGGATAACTTTATCTAATTCGCTTGGAGCAAAACCAGCGTCTTTTAATGCACGACGAGTTGGCTCTAATGTTCTTTCAACTAGGCTCGCTGAAAGTTCTTCGAATTTAGCTCTTGTTAACGTTAATTCTAAGTGTAATGGACCAGCAGCTCCAGCACTAATGAATGGTAATGAGATTTGTGTTTGCGTTACACCAGAAAGATCTTTTTTCGCTTTTTCAGCTGCATCTTTCAGACGTTGAAGTGCCATTTTATCTTGGCTTAAGTCAATGTTATTTTCTTTTTTGAATTCAGCTACTAAATGATCGATGATAACTTGGTCAAAGTCATCTCCACCAAGACGGTTGTCACCAGCAGTTGAAATAACTTCAAATGTTCCATCTGCTAACTCAAGGATAGATACGTCAAATGTACCGCCACCTAAGTCGTATACTAGAATTTTTTGTTCTTCGTCTTGTTTTTCTAAACCGTAAGCAAGCGCTGCTGCTGTTGGTTCGTTAATGATACGCTCAACTTCTAAACCAGCAATACGACCAGCGTCTTTTGTTGCTTGACGTTCTGCATCGTTGAAGTATGCTGGAACTGTAATAACAGCTTTCGTTACTGTTTCACCTAAGTATGCTTCAGCAGAAGCTTTTAAGTTTTGTAAAATGATTGCCGAAATTTCTTGAGGCGTATAATCTTTACCTTCAACTTCTACTTTGTAGTCTGTACCCATATGACGTTTAACAGACATAATTGTATTTGGGTTTGTAATTGCTTGACGTTTAGCAACTTCCCCAACTTGACGCTCTTCATTTTTGAAAGCTACAACAGAAGGTGTTGTACGGTTTCCTTCTGGATTTGGGATAACCTTTGGTTCTCCACCTTCCATAACAGCTACACAAGAGTTTGTTGTACCTAAGTCAATACCGATAATTTTACTCATAGCGAATCCTCCTACATTTATGTAAATTATTGATTTACTTTTACCATTGATGGGCGAATCACACGGTCTTTTAGTTTATAACCTTTTTGGAATTCCTCCACAACCGCGTTTGATTCAAATTCACTGTC
The DNA window shown above is from Bacillus clarus and carries:
- the dnaJ gene encoding chaperone protein DnaJ, translating into MNKRDYYEVLGLSKGASQDEIKKAYRRLAKKYHPDVSKEENAIEKFKEVQEAYEVLSDDQKRAQYDQFGHAGPNQGFGGFGGGDFGGGFGFEDIFSSFFGGGGGRRRDPNAPRQGADLQYQVTLDFEEAIFGKELNIEIPVEDPCDTCHGSGAKPGTSKETCKHCSGTGQVSVEQNTPFGRIVNRQACNHCSGTGQMIKEKCTTCHGSGKVRKRKKINVKIPAGIDNGQQIRVSGKGEAGVNGGPAGDLYVVVHVRNHEFFERDGDHIICEMPLTFAQVALGAEVEVPTVHGKVKLKIPAGTQTGTEFRLKGKGAPNVRGYGQGDQYVVVRVVVPTKLTSHQKELLREFAGQEDQDDSLFGKLKRAFKGE
- the dnaK gene encoding chaperone protein DnaK, with product MSKIIGIDLGTTNSCVAVMEGGEPKVIPNPEGNRTTPSVVAFKNEERQVGEVAKRQAITNPNTIMSVKRHMGTDYKVEVEGKDYTPQEISAIILQNLKASAEAYLGETVTKAVITVPAYFNDAERQATKDAGRIAGLEVERIINEPTAAALAYGLEKQDEEQKILVYDLGGGTFDVSILELADGTFEVISTAGDNRLGGDDFDQVIIDHLVAEFKKENNIDLSQDKMALQRLKDAAEKAKKDLSGVTQTQISLPFISAGAAGPLHLELTLTRAKFEELSASLVERTLEPTRRALKDAGFAPSELDKVILVGGSTRIPAVQEAIKRETGKEPYKGVNPDEVVALGAAVQGGVLTGDVEGVLLLDVTPLSLGIETMGGVFTKLIERNTTIPTSKSQVFSTAADNQPAVDIHVLQGERPMSADNKTLGRFQLTDLPPAPRGIPQIEVTFDIDANGIVNVRAKDLGTSKEQAITIQSSSGLSDEEVNRMVQEAEANADADQKRKEEVELRNEADQLVFQTDKVVKDLEGKVDAAEVAKATEAKEALQAAIEKNDLDEIRAKKDALQEIVQQLTVKLYEQAQAAAGQAEGAQGAQDNAGAKKDNVVDAEFEEVKEDK